A window from Ovis canadensis isolate MfBH-ARS-UI-01 breed Bighorn chromosome 4, ARS-UI_OviCan_v2, whole genome shotgun sequence encodes these proteins:
- the LOC138438925 gene encoding carboxypeptidase A1 isoform X1 has protein sequence MQGLLILSVLLGAALGKEDFVGHQVLRISAADEAEVQTVKELEDLEHLQLDFWRGPAQPGSPIDVRVPFPSLQAVKVFLEAHGIRYRIMIEDVQSLLDEEQEQMFASQSRARSTDSFNYATYHTLDEIYDFMDLLVAEHPQLVSKLQIGSSYEGRPIYVLKFSTGGSNRPAIWIDLGIHSREWITQATGVWFAKKFTEDYGQDPTFTAILDSMDIFLEIVTNPDGFVFTHSQNRLWRKTRSVTSSLCVGVDANRNWDAGFGKAGASSNPCSETYHGKYANSEVEVKSIVDFVKDHGNFKAFLSIHSYSQLLLYPYGYTTQSVSDKNELNQVAKSAVEALSSLYGTSYKYGSIITTIYQASGGSIDWSYNQGIKYSFTFELRDTGRYGFLLPASQIIPTAQETWLGLLAIMEHTLNNPY, from the exons atgcaggggcTGCTGATTTTGAGTGTGCTGCTGGGGGCTGCCCTCGGCAAAGAGGACTTTGTGGG GCACCAGGTGCTCCGAATCTCTGCCGCCGATGAGGCCGAGGTGCAGACGGTGAAGGAGCTGGAGGACCTGGAGCACCTGCAG TTGGACTTCTGGAGGGGCCCTGcccagccaggctcccccatcgacGTCCGAGTGcccttccccagcctccaggctgTTAAAGTCTTCCTGGAAGCCCATGGCATCAGATACAGGATCATGATCGAGGACGTGCAGTCGCTGCTAGACGAGGAGCAGGAGCAGATGTTCGCCTCCCAGAGCCGGGCCCGCAGCACCGACTCATTTAACTACGCCACCTACCACACCCTGGACGAG aTCTATGACTTCATGGACCTGCTGGTGGCCGAGCACCCGCAGCTTGTCAGCAAGCTCCAGATTGGCAGCAGCTATGAAGGCCGTCCCATCTACGTGCTGAAG ttcagcactggGGGAAGCAACCGTCCAGCCATCTGGATCGACTTAGGCATCCATTCCAGGGAGTGGATCACCCAGGCCACTGGGGTCTGGTTTGCAAAGAAG TTCACAGAAGACTACGGCCAGGACCCGACTTTCACTGCCATTCTTGACAGCATGGACATATTCTTGGAGATTGTCACCAACCCTGATGGTTTTGTCTTCACTCACAGCCAG AATCGATTGTGGCGCAAGACGCGATCTGTCACGAGCTCCCTCTGTGTTGGGGTGGACGCCAACCGGAACTGGGACGCCGGCTTTGGGA AAGCAGGAGCCAGCAGCAACCCCTGCTCGGAGACTTATCACGGCAAGTATGCCAATTCCGAAGTGGAGGTCAAGTCCATTGTGGACTTTGTGAAAGACCATGGGAACTTCAAGGCCTTCCTCTCCATCCACAGCTACTCCCAGCTCCTCCTCTATCCCTATGGCTACACAACACAATCAGTCTCTGACAAGAATGAGCTG AATCAGGTGGCTAAGTCTGCTGTTGAGGCCCTGAGCTCTCTGTATGGGACCAGCTATAAGTATGGCAGCATCATCACAACAATTT ACCAAGCCAGTGGAGGCAGCATTGACTGGTCCTACAACCAAGGCATCAAGTACTCCTTCACCTTTGAACTCCGGGACACGGGGCGCTACGGCTTCCTGCTGCCAGCCTCCCAGATCATCCCCACGGCCCAGGAGACGTGGCTGGGGCTTCTGGCCATCATGGAGCACACGCTGAATAACCCTTACTGA
- the LOC138438925 gene encoding carboxypeptidase A1 isoform X2, giving the protein MQGLLILSVLLGAALGKEDFVGHQVLRISAADEAEVQTVKELEDLEHLQLDFWRGPAQPGSPIDVRVPFPSLQAVKVFLEAHGIRYRIMIEDVQSLLDEEQEQMFASQSRARSTDSFNYATYHTLDEIYDFMDLLVAEHPQLVSKLQIGSSYEGRPIYVLKFSTGGSNRPAIWIDLGIHSREWITQATGVWFAKKFTEDYGQDPTFTAILDSMDIFLEIVTNPDGFVFTHSQNRLWRKTRSVTSSLCVGVDANRNWDAGFGKAGASSNPCSETYHGKYANSEVEVKSIVDFVKDHGNFKAFLSIHSYSQLLLYPYGYTTQSVSDKNELVWPVEAALTGPTTKASSTPSPLNSGTRGATASCCQPPRSSPRPRRRGWGFWPSWSTR; this is encoded by the exons atgcaggggcTGCTGATTTTGAGTGTGCTGCTGGGGGCTGCCCTCGGCAAAGAGGACTTTGTGGG GCACCAGGTGCTCCGAATCTCTGCCGCCGATGAGGCCGAGGTGCAGACGGTGAAGGAGCTGGAGGACCTGGAGCACCTGCAG TTGGACTTCTGGAGGGGCCCTGcccagccaggctcccccatcgacGTCCGAGTGcccttccccagcctccaggctgTTAAAGTCTTCCTGGAAGCCCATGGCATCAGATACAGGATCATGATCGAGGACGTGCAGTCGCTGCTAGACGAGGAGCAGGAGCAGATGTTCGCCTCCCAGAGCCGGGCCCGCAGCACCGACTCATTTAACTACGCCACCTACCACACCCTGGACGAG aTCTATGACTTCATGGACCTGCTGGTGGCCGAGCACCCGCAGCTTGTCAGCAAGCTCCAGATTGGCAGCAGCTATGAAGGCCGTCCCATCTACGTGCTGAAG ttcagcactggGGGAAGCAACCGTCCAGCCATCTGGATCGACTTAGGCATCCATTCCAGGGAGTGGATCACCCAGGCCACTGGGGTCTGGTTTGCAAAGAAG TTCACAGAAGACTACGGCCAGGACCCGACTTTCACTGCCATTCTTGACAGCATGGACATATTCTTGGAGATTGTCACCAACCCTGATGGTTTTGTCTTCACTCACAGCCAG AATCGATTGTGGCGCAAGACGCGATCTGTCACGAGCTCCCTCTGTGTTGGGGTGGACGCCAACCGGAACTGGGACGCCGGCTTTGGGA AAGCAGGAGCCAGCAGCAACCCCTGCTCGGAGACTTATCACGGCAAGTATGCCAATTCCGAAGTGGAGGTCAAGTCCATTGTGGACTTTGTGAAAGACCATGGGAACTTCAAGGCCTTCCTCTCCATCCACAGCTACTCCCAGCTCCTCCTCTATCCCTATGGCTACACAACACAATCAGTCTCTGACAAGAATGAGCTGGTAT GG CCAGTGGAGGCAGCATTGACTGGTCCTACAACCAAGGCATCAAGTACTCCTTCACCTTTGAACTCCGGGACACGGGGCGCTACGGCTTCCTGCTGCCAGCCTCCCAGATCATCCCCACGGCCCAGGAGACGTGGCTGGGGCTTCTGGCCATCATGGAGCACACGCTGA